The segment GGTGACTTTAACGATTTACTTGAGCTAACTGCTCTTTGTGGAACGAAAAATATGGATTATATATTACTTAATCCTCTGCATTTACTCTTTGCCAATATACCAGAGCGAGCAAGTCCATATAGCCCTAATAGCCGTGCGTTGCTTAATCCTCTTTATATTTCTGTCGCACTTAGTGCAGATGCACAAAATAATACGCAATTAAATGTACTTATGGATAGTGATGATGTAATTGATTTATTAAACGCAACCGATCAGTTTATTAATTACCATAAGGTTAGCCAGGTCAAATATGCTTTGTTTAAAGCGCTTTATAATCATTTTGAATTAACAGCCAGTAATGAAAGGCGTGAAGCGTTTGATAAATTTTGTAATGAAAATTTAAGTACACTTTCTACGCTAAATTCAACAGAGCCAGCATTTGATTATTACTTACAATGGCAAGCTACTGTGCAGTTAGCGCTTTGCCAACAAAGCTGTAAGGACCAAGGAATGGCGATTGGCTTAATCAACGACCTCGCCGTTGGTTGTGCTGGTGATGGAGCTGAATTTTATAATCAGCAAGCATTATTCTCTGAGGGAGCAAATGTTGGTGCACCGCCAGATCCATGGGCGGAAGCCGGACAAAACTGGGGGTTACCTGCATTAAATCCACAGAGCTTACAACATAACAATTATCAATATTACCGCTCTTTAATACGCGCCAATATGCAAAGTGTAGGCGGTTTACGAATAGATCATGTTATGGCAATTAGGCGTTTATGGTGGTGCTTTGAAACTAACGGGCACCAAGATGGTTGCTATGTTTACTATCCGTTTGAGCATTTACTCGCTATTTTAAAAATTGAATCGCATATCAATCAAAGCATTGTTATTGGTGAAGATTTAGGCATAGTTCCACCTGAAGTAAAACACGCGTTATCTACCAGTGGGATTTTTTCAAATAGTTTATTTTATTTTGAAAAACATCACGATGGTGAGTTTTTATCAGTAGATGACTTAGCGCCTCATTGCTTGTTAATGATAGCTAATCATGACGTGCCGCCTTTCTCGGGCTGGTGGTGTCACGATGATTTAAATATTAAACAACAATATGAATTGATTAATAAAAGTGAATACGAGCAACAAAAACAACAAAGAATTCAAGAGCAGCATAAGCTTTTACGTTTTATAAACAGCCACAGCAATAAACCTGAACTAGTATTAAATAGTAATGCAACAGATGTTTATGCTCAGCTAGCGCTTTGTTTAGCAGGTTCTCAATCAGGCCTATTCGCGCTACAAATAGATGATTTAGATGAGCAAAAGTACCCCGTTAACATCCCCGGTACAGATAAAGAGTATCCTAATTGGCGTCGTGTATTAACGCACTCAAGTAAAGATATTTTTACTAAAAATGCTCCGCTATTAGCTGCTATAGACTCAATAAGGAAAGGTTAAATGAGCAGTACAAATAATACAGAATATGATGAGCAGGTAAATGCATTAAATGCAGGGCGATTCAAAGACCCTTTTAGTTTTTTAGGGGCACATAAAACAAATTCAGATATAGAAATTCGTCTTTATTTACCCTCAGCGATCAGTGCAAGCATTACGTTAAATGAAAATAGTGTTGAAGCTAAACGATATAAAGACACTGATTTATTTATAGCTAAGGTAAAAGAGCTACCCACAAAGCCCTACCAATGCAGTGCTCAATATTCAAATACCCTCTCTACCTTTTATGACGAATATAGCTTTGAGAGCGCACTTGATACAGACGCCATGTATTTATTTAATGAAGGTAGCCTAGAACATGCTTACTCTCATTTTGGCGCCCATTTTAGCTCTTTGCAAAACGTAGAAGGTGTACGTTTTTGTGTTTGGGCACCTAATGCAGCAAGTGTATCTGTAATTGGTGAGTTTAATTTTTGGCAAGCTAATCGTCATTTTATGCGCTTTCATCCAGCAAGTGGTGTGTGGGAATTATTTATTCCTAAGCTTGAGGCTGATATGTGTTACAAGTTTGCTATTACTGCACAAAGTGGAGAAGTGCTTGAAAAAGCGGACCCTTTTGCTTTTAAAATGCAACAAGCACCGGGTACAGCAAGTGTTTTGCAATATAAACCTGAGCCAATAACGTTAAGTGAAAGTGCATTAACCAATAGGCAAAAGCGAAATCATATAGATGCGCCAATAAGCATATACGAAGTACATTTAGGCTCATGGCAGCGAGAAGAGAATAATCGTTATTTAAGTTACACAGAGCTTGCCGACAAACTAGTTAGCTATGCGCAAGAGATGGAGTTTACCCACCTACAACTTATGCCAATAAGTGAATACCCATTTGATGGCTCATGGGGCTATCAACCCGTGGGCTTATTTGCACCAACTAGCCGCTTTGGCGACTACAACAGCTTTAAATATTTTGTAGAGCAATGTCATAAAGCCAATATAGGTATATTACTTGATTGGGTGCCGGGTCATTTTCCTAGTGATCCGCATGGGTTACATCGATTTGATGGCACTCATTTATATGAGCATGCTGATATGCGCCAAGGTTTTCACCCTGATTGGAATACCTACATATACAACTACGACCGCCCAGAGGTAAAAAGCTTTTTAATTTCTAACGCGATGTATTGGCTACATCAATTTGGTTTGGATGGGCTGAGAGTAGACGCTGTAGCTTCCATGCTTTATTTAGATTACAGCCGAAAAGAAGGTGAATGGGTCGCTAATTGTTATGGCGGACGTGAAAACTTAGGTGCAATAGAGTGCTTAAAACAAGTGAACATGCGCAGCTACAAAAATAACCCTGGCATTATGATGGTGGCTGAAGAGTCAACGGCTTGGCCTGGTGTAACTCAAAGTGTTGAACACAACGGGCTTGGGTTTGGCTATAAATGGAATATGGGGTGGATGAACGACAGCCTTCATTATATGCAGCATGACCCTTTGTACCGTCAGCATCATCACCACGAAATGACCTTTTCTATGGTCTACGCTTTTAGCGAAAACTACATATTACCGCTTAGCCATGATGAAGTAGTTCATGGCAAAGGCTCTTTAATTGAAAAAATGCCAGGTGATGATTGGCAAAAATTTGCAAATTTACGCGCTTATTACGCATTTATGTGGGCGCATCCGGGTAAAAAACTATTGTTTATGGGCGGTGAAATAGCTCAGCGTAAAGAGTGGGGGCATGACCACTCTATCGATTGGCATTTACTTGAGCATCAAAGCCATAACGGAGTAAAGCTAACGGTTAAAGCACTTAATACTGTTTATAAAAATCAACCTGCTTTGTACGAGCTTGATTCTAGCGCTGCTGGTTTTACTTGGATTGATAATAACAACAACCAACAAAGTATTTTGAGCTTTGTACGTTATGCAAAAACTGCCAAAGACTTTGTCGTTGTTATTGCTAATTTTACACCCGCTTCGTATGAAAATTACGTCATTGGTGTACCAAATAAAGGGCAATATAAAGTTATCTTAAATACAGATGAAACACAGTTTTTTGGTTCAGGAATTAAAGTAACAGATAACCCATCGCAAATTGTAAACACAATCGATGAAGACAATCATGGTTTCAAGCAAAGTATTTCTATTGCCATTGGTGGCCTAACCACTATTTACTTACAAAAGGTTGATGATGAGTAATCTATTCGATGCTGCCCATGGCAATGTAGAGCCACTGGGTTCGAGTGTTAGTGATAACGGTGTAAACTTTTCGTTATATGCACCTAATGCAAGCCAAGCTTATGTCTGTTTGTTTGATAAAAGTGGTCATTCAGAAATTTTAAAAATGGCAATGAACATCAACGAAGGTGGCGTGTGGAGTATTCATATATCACCACTTAGCGCAGGGGCACTTTACGGTTTTAGGGTTGAAGGAGAATATAATCCATCACATGGTTTGCTGTTTAATGAAAACAAGTTACTAATTGACCCATACGCGAAAGACATTTTTGGTGAGTTTACATGGAGTGAGCGCCATTATGGGCAAATGCCAATTGGCACAAAAAGCTGTGTTAATAATTCTATTGATATTCCAAAATCTAAAGTAGCTGCTCAGGTTCATTACGAGCATAAGAAGCCAAAGCATCGCTGGTCTAATACTGTTATTTACGAATGCCACGTTAAAGGAACTACTTGTCGTCATCCTAAAATACCTAAATCTTTACAAGGTAAGTTTTTAGGGTTGAGTCACCCAAGTTTTATTGAGCATTTACATAATTTAGGCGTAACCGCAGTAGAGTTATTACCTGTTCATGCGTTTATTAGTGAACAATTTTTAACAGCCAAAGGGCTTCAAAACTATTGGGGTTACAACACACTAAACTTTTTTACTCCCCATAAAGACTATTTAGTAAATGACGATATAAACGAATTTAAGCAAATGGTTAAGCAGTTTCACGACGCCGACATAGAAGTGATACTCGACGTTGTTTACAACCACACAGCAGAAGCTGGTAACGATGGCCCAATATTGTCGCTGCGAGGGCTCGATAACTTAGCTTATTATCGTACTGCACACGATCAACCTAACGTATATATAAACGATACCGGCTGTGGTAACACCATAAATATTGATCACCCAAAAACATTACAACTAGTACTCGACAGCTTAAGGTATTGGGTTGAAGTGATGGGGGTTGATGGTTTTAGGTTTGATTTAGCGACTATTTTGGCACGTTCTAAATCGGGGTTTAGCTCTGGGCATACTTTTTTACAAGCCATTGCACAAGACCCCGTATTAAACAAAGTAAAGCTTATTAGTGAACCATGGGATATTGGCCCAGGCGGCTATCAATTAGGCGCATTTCCGCCACCTTGGCGAGAATGGAACGATCAATATCGTGATGTTATTAGGCGCTTTTGGCAAAGTGAAACCGGCATAATTGCAAACGTAGCTAAACGATTACATGGCTCGTTTGACATTTTTGAGCATAGCCAGCGAGGCCCACTCAATAGCATAAACTTTATAACCAGCCATGATGGTTTTACCCTTGCTGATTTAGTGAGTTATGAGCATAAACATAATGAAGCAAATGGCGAGCAAAACAGAGATGGTCACAGTGCAAATCACTCATTTAACTGTGGCGTAGAAGGTTTTACCAGTGACGTAAAAATAACATCACTAAGATTACAACAGCAAAAAAACTTTTTACTTACTTTAATACTGTCAAAAGGAGTGCCAATGATTGCTGCTGGCAGCGAAATGGCACATTCTCAAGGGGGGAATAACAATGCTTATTGTCAAAACAATCGCACGAGTTGGCTTGCATGGAAAGACTCACAGCTGAATCATTCTTTAACACGATTTATAGACGACGCCCTTAAAATTAGACGTGCACACAGTGCGTTTAAACACAGTGTATTTTTAGACGATATAGACGAGCGCTTTACAGTTAAATGGTTTACCGAGCAAGGTAAAACCATGACTGATGCACATTGGCATGAACAGACCAGACAATTTTTAATGTACAGCTTACTTGATAAGCAAAATAAACATGCATTGCTGATTGTATTTAATGCCAGTAAAAAAACAATTTTTTGCCAATTGCCACCTTCGCCAATTAAAGCGCAGTGGCAAATGGTTTTATCGAGTGTCAATAATGCATCTGCGAGAAGTAATGAAGATGCGATGGTTGAAATTTCAGCACAAAGTAGTTGGGTTTTTAGTGCCAATTTAGAGGACGTAGGTCATGGCTAAACAAGGTGAACAAGTGTGTGTAGTAAAGGGTTGGCAAGAAGGCCCTGTTATTGATGAAAGTACCCTTAAAGATGACTTAACACGGCATTTTTATTATACCCTCGGACGAGATAAAGTCGGCGAGTCGCAGCATTATTTGTATCATGCATTAGCACTTACTATTCGTGACAGACTTGTTGCGCGTTGTAGAGAAACAAACCAACAAATTAAACAAGATAAGCGCCGTAAAACGGCTTATTTATCGCTTGAATTTTTAATGGGGCGAGCTCTAGGCAACGCCGTATTAAACTTAGATTTAGATGAGCAAGTAAGCGCTGCACTGCAGGAGTATTGCACTTCAGTAGAAACGATTGAAGATGCCGAGCACGATGCTGGGCTTGGTAATGGTGGCCTAGGGCGTTTAGCGGCTTGTTTTTTAGATAGTTGCGCGAGTTTAGCGCTACCGGTTGTAGGTTATGGCCTGCGTTACGAATACGGTATGTTTAATCAATCAATTAAAGATGGCAACCAAATAGAGCAGCCTGATAATTGGCTTAGGGAA is part of the Pseudoalteromonas carrageenovora IAM 12662 genome and harbors:
- the glgB gene encoding 1,4-alpha-glucan branching protein GlgB, giving the protein MSSTNNTEYDEQVNALNAGRFKDPFSFLGAHKTNSDIEIRLYLPSAISASITLNENSVEAKRYKDTDLFIAKVKELPTKPYQCSAQYSNTLSTFYDEYSFESALDTDAMYLFNEGSLEHAYSHFGAHFSSLQNVEGVRFCVWAPNAASVSVIGEFNFWQANRHFMRFHPASGVWELFIPKLEADMCYKFAITAQSGEVLEKADPFAFKMQQAPGTASVLQYKPEPITLSESALTNRQKRNHIDAPISIYEVHLGSWQREENNRYLSYTELADKLVSYAQEMEFTHLQLMPISEYPFDGSWGYQPVGLFAPTSRFGDYNSFKYFVEQCHKANIGILLDWVPGHFPSDPHGLHRFDGTHLYEHADMRQGFHPDWNTYIYNYDRPEVKSFLISNAMYWLHQFGLDGLRVDAVASMLYLDYSRKEGEWVANCYGGRENLGAIECLKQVNMRSYKNNPGIMMVAEESTAWPGVTQSVEHNGLGFGYKWNMGWMNDSLHYMQHDPLYRQHHHHEMTFSMVYAFSENYILPLSHDEVVHGKGSLIEKMPGDDWQKFANLRAYYAFMWAHPGKKLLFMGGEIAQRKEWGHDHSIDWHLLEHQSHNGVKLTVKALNTVYKNQPALYELDSSAAGFTWIDNNNNQQSILSFVRYAKTAKDFVVVIANFTPASYENYVIGVPNKGQYKVILNTDETQFFGSGIKVTDNPSQIVNTIDEDNHGFKQSISIAIGGLTTIYLQKVDDE
- the malQ gene encoding 4-alpha-glucanotransferase translates to MDAISQLFYLHGIGYEFTKYTGEQVFFSEDTRKRALQCCGVDTNNEAQIAQLNYDLDASNWLGLVANVSLVEQQSPLLKIKIDERQQNLPVNITVPSLNINITLNNLYNLAVTGEYYLHGVRYIELAVPINEMPIGYHDAAVKVGEQLARTQIWSVPDQVFQVEDVKRTGLSIQLYTLKNKAQLGVGDFNDLLELTALCGTKNMDYILLNPLHLLFANIPERASPYSPNSRALLNPLYISVALSADAQNNTQLNVLMDSDDVIDLLNATDQFINYHKVSQVKYALFKALYNHFELTASNERREAFDKFCNENLSTLSTLNSTEPAFDYYLQWQATVQLALCQQSCKDQGMAIGLINDLAVGCAGDGAEFYNQQALFSEGANVGAPPDPWAEAGQNWGLPALNPQSLQHNNYQYYRSLIRANMQSVGGLRIDHVMAIRRLWWCFETNGHQDGCYVYYPFEHLLAILKIESHINQSIVIGEDLGIVPPEVKHALSTSGIFSNSLFYFEKHHDGEFLSVDDLAPHCLLMIANHDVPPFSGWWCHDDLNIKQQYELINKSEYEQQKQQRIQEQHKLLRFINSHSNKPELVLNSNATDVYAQLALCLAGSQSGLFALQIDDLDEQKYPVNIPGTDKEYPNWRRVLTHSSKDIFTKNAPLLAAIDSIRKG
- the glgX gene encoding glycogen debranching protein GlgX, translated to MSNLFDAAHGNVEPLGSSVSDNGVNFSLYAPNASQAYVCLFDKSGHSEILKMAMNINEGGVWSIHISPLSAGALYGFRVEGEYNPSHGLLFNENKLLIDPYAKDIFGEFTWSERHYGQMPIGTKSCVNNSIDIPKSKVAAQVHYEHKKPKHRWSNTVIYECHVKGTTCRHPKIPKSLQGKFLGLSHPSFIEHLHNLGVTAVELLPVHAFISEQFLTAKGLQNYWGYNTLNFFTPHKDYLVNDDINEFKQMVKQFHDADIEVILDVVYNHTAEAGNDGPILSLRGLDNLAYYRTAHDQPNVYINDTGCGNTINIDHPKTLQLVLDSLRYWVEVMGVDGFRFDLATILARSKSGFSSGHTFLQAIAQDPVLNKVKLISEPWDIGPGGYQLGAFPPPWREWNDQYRDVIRRFWQSETGIIANVAKRLHGSFDIFEHSQRGPLNSINFITSHDGFTLADLVSYEHKHNEANGEQNRDGHSANHSFNCGVEGFTSDVKITSLRLQQQKNFLLTLILSKGVPMIAAGSEMAHSQGGNNNAYCQNNRTSWLAWKDSQLNHSLTRFIDDALKIRRAHSAFKHSVFLDDIDERFTVKWFTEQGKTMTDAHWHEQTRQFLMYSLLDKQNKHALLIVFNASKKTIFCQLPPSPIKAQWQMVLSSVNNASARSNEDAMVEISAQSSWVFSANLEDVGHG